The following are from one region of the Dethiosulfovibrio faecalis genome:
- the rplM gene encoding 50S ribosomal protein L13: MSDHRTFMAKKGAFQRGWYVVDATDKPLGRLAAQIAMVLMGKHKPTYTPHVDTGDFVIVVNAEKVKLTGRKVDKKVYRHSGYPGGLKETTYGEILAKHPERLIEKVVKGMVPRNKLQLSRKLKVYAGPNHPHAAQKPAEMEV; encoded by the coding sequence ATGAGCGACCACCGCACCTTCATGGCAAAAAAGGGCGCCTTCCAGCGTGGCTGGTACGTCGTAGACGCCACCGATAAACCTCTCGGACGTCTTGCCGCCCAAATAGCCATGGTTCTCATGGGCAAGCACAAGCCCACCTATACGCCTCACGTCGACACCGGCGATTTCGTGATAGTCGTAAACGCCGAAAAGGTGAAACTTACAGGACGTAAGGTCGATAAAAAAGTCTATCGTCATTCCGGTTATCCCGGCGGTCTCAAGGAGACCACCTATGGCGAGATTCTTGCGAAGCATCCGGAGCGCCTGATCGAGAAAGTGGTCAAGGGCATGGTCCCGAGGAACAAGCTTCAGTTGAGCCGCAAGCTCAAGGTGTATGCCGGACCCAATCATCCCCACGCGGCTCAGAAGCCCGCGGAGATGGAAGTTTAG
- the rpsI gene encoding 30S ribosomal protein S9 gives MQTSFTWGTGRRKNAIARVRIASGEGTVKINDREVKEYFPRLCWMAQALEPLKTAGIEGKVDVFVNAHGGGLTGQAGAVRLGIARALIKMNPELRPILKKAGMLCRDSRMVERKKYGQKGARAKYQFSKR, from the coding sequence ATGCAGACTTCATTCACCTGGGGAACCGGTAGGCGTAAGAACGCCATCGCTAGGGTTCGTATCGCTTCCGGCGAGGGAACCGTCAAGATAAACGACAGAGAGGTGAAAGAATACTTCCCCAGACTCTGTTGGATGGCTCAGGCTCTCGAGCCCCTAAAAACGGCGGGTATCGAGGGTAAAGTGGACGTTTTCGTCAACGCTCACGGCGGCGGTTTGACCGGTCAGGCCGGAGCTGTGAGGCTCGGTATTGCGAGAGCCCTCATAAAGATGAATCCCGAGCTTAGGCCCATTCTCAAGAAAGCCGGTATGCTCTGCAGGGACTCCCGTATGGTCGAGCGTAAAAAGTATGGCCAGAAGGGTGCCCGCGCGAAGTACCAGTTCTCCAAGCGTTAA